The Campylobacter concisus sequence TAAATAGGCTACCCTATGAACACTTATCAAATTTTATCCTTAAATTTTTTCATTAAGGTAATGGAATTTTGCTTAAAGTTAGTAATTTAAAAGGCAAAATTCTCAGAATTTATTAATGACATAGATTAATAGTAGATTTTGGAAACTAGCTCTATAATAAAAGATTTTTAAAAATCGTAAGAAAATTTAAGGCGGAAAAATGGCTAAAATAATGAAAACTATGGACGGAAACGAGGCTGCGGCGCACGCGGCTTACGCATTTACCGAGGTTGCGGGCATATACCCGATCACCCCTAGCTCGCCGATGGCTGACTACACCGATATGTGGGCGGCTCAGGGCAAGAAAAATTTATTCGGCATGCCGGTTAAAGTAGTCGAAATGCAAAGCGAGGGCGGGGCGGCGGGCACTGTGCACGGCTCGCTGCAAGTAGGCGCCCTAACTACGACATACACGGCTTCGCAAGGCCTTTTGCTAAAAATCCCGAATATGTACAAAATCGCAGGCCAGCTACTGCCGGGCGTCATCCACGTGAGCGCGCGCTCTATCGCGGCTCAGGCGCTTTCTATCTTTGGCGATCATCAGGACATTTATGCCTGTCGCCAAACGGGCTTTGCGATGCTAGCAAGCGGCTCTGTGCAGGAAGTCATGGATATCGCGGGCGTCGCGCATCTAGCGGCGATCAAGGGTCGCGTGCCGTTTTTACACTTTTTCGATGGATTTCGCACGAGCCACGAGATACAAAAGGTCGAGGTGCTTGACTATGCGCACTTTGATAGGCTTCTTGACCGCGAGGCGCTGCAAAAATTTAGAGACGAGGCGCTAAGCCCTGAAAGCCCGAAGACTCGCGGTACAGCTCAAAACGACGATATCTACTTCCAGACGCGCGAGCTAGCTAACCGCTACTACGACGCGGTGCCTGATATCGTAGCCGAGTATCTAAAAGAAATTTCAAAAATCACGGGACGAGACTATCGTCCGTTTAATTATTACGGCGATCCGCACGCTACGCGCGTCGTGGTTGCGATGGGTTCGGTAACGCAAACTCTAGAAGAAGTCGTCGATCACCTGCGCGCAAAAGGCGAAAAAGTAGGCGTGCTAAAAGTGCATCTATACCGCCCGTTTAGCCTAAAATACCTCTTTGACGTAATGCCTGAGACGGTAGAAAAGATCGCCGTGCTAGACCGCACGAAAGAGCCCGGAAGCCTCGGCGAGCCGCTATATCTGGACGTCAAGGCTGCGTTTTACGGACACAAAAATCAGCCCGTGATCGTGGGCGGACGCTACGGCCTAAGCTCAAAGGACGTCGATCCTGCACAAATGCTGGCGGTTTTTGAGAATTTAAATTTAAGCGAGCCAAAAAACGGCTTTACCGTCGGTATCGAGGACGACGTGACCTTCACCTCGCTAAAAGTCGGCGAGAAAATTTCGCTAAGCGACGCAAGCGTGAAAGAGTGCCTATTTTACGGCCTTGGCGCGGACGGTACCGTTGGAGCGAATAAAAACTCAATCAAAATCATCGGCGATAAAACCGATCTTTACGCGCAGGCGTATTTTGCATACGACAGTAAAAAATCGGGCGGCTACACGCGCTCGCATCTACGCTTCGGTAAAAACCCGATCCGCTCGACCTATCTCGTCTCAAATCCCCACTTTGTAGCCTGCTCGGTCGCGGCGTATCTTGAAATTTACGACGTCATAGACGGTATCCGCGAGGGCGGAACGTTCCTGCTAAACTCGATCTGGGACGCCGAGCAGACGGTCGCTAAACTACCTAATAAAGTAAAGAAAATTTTAGCTGAGAAAAGAGTAAATTTCTACATCATCAACGCCACTAAGCTAGCTCGCGAGATCGGGCTAAAAAACCGCACGAATACCATCATGCAGTCGGCGTTTTTTAAACTTGCAGACATCATCCCATTTGCCGACGCGCAAAAATACATGAAAGAGTACGCACACAAAGCCTATGCCAAAAAGGGTGAAGCGATCGTGGAGATGAACTACAAGGCTATCGATATGGGCGCGGATGGGCTGGTCAAGGTCGAAGTAGATCCTAGCTGGGCAAATTTGACGGATGACGCCGCTAACGAGGAGAAATACGTCGGCGACGAATTTATAGAAAAAATCGTCAAGCCTATCAACGCCGCCAGGGGCGATAGCTTGCCCGTTTCGGCATTTGTGGGCTATGAGGACGGACACTTTAAATCAGGCACGACGCAATACGAAAAACGCGGTATCGGCGTAATGGTACCGAAGTGGATCGAGGGCAACTGCATCCAGTGTAATCAGTGCGCCTTCGTCTGCCCGCACGCGGTGATCCGCCCGTTTCTAATCGACGAAAACGAGCTCGCCGCCGCGCCGCAAACCGTGCAAGATCACGTCCTAGACGCCAAAGGCAAAGAGGTAAAAGGGCTAAAATACAAAATCCAAGTTAGCCCGCTTGACTGCACGGGCTGCGAGCTGTGCGCTCAAATTTGCCCGAGCAAGGAAAAATCGCTCGTCATGGTACCGCTAGCCGAGGAGATGGAGCGACACGAGCAGGAAAACGCCGATTATTTATTTAAAAAAGTAACCTACAAAGACGATCTGATGAGCAAAGATAGCGTCAAGGGCGTGGGATTTGCGCAGCCGCTATTTGAGTTTCACGGTGCGTGTCCCGGATGCGGCGAGACGCCTTATATCGGGCTTGTTACGAGACTTTTCGGCGACCGTATGATCGTGGCAAACGCCACCGGTTGTAGCTCGATCTACGGCGGTAGCGCGCCTTCGACGCCTTATACGACGAACAAAGAGGGCAAGGGCGTAGCGTGGGCGAATTCGCTATTTGAGGATAACGCGGAGTTTGGCATGGGTATGAACGTCGCGGTAGAGACGCTGCGCCACCGTATCGAAGACGTCATGCTACGCACCAAAGACGCCGCGCCAAATGCCCTAGCCGCGCTATACTCCGACTGGATCGCACACAAAAACGACGGCGAGAAAACGACGCAAATCGCTAAAATTTTAACACCGATTTTGGAGCAAAATTTAAGCGTAGAGGGCGTAAAAGAAATTTTAGAGTTAAAAAGATATCTCGTCAAAAAATCCCAGTGGATCATCGGCGGCGACGGCTGGGCCTACGACATCGGCTTTGGCGGGCTTGATCACGTGCTAGCTAGCGGCGAGAACGTAAACGTGCTCGTGCTTGACACCGAGGTCTACTCAAACACCGGCGGCCAAAGCTCAAAATCAAGCCGCGCAGGCTCCATAGCGCAGTTTACCGCTAGCGGCAAGCCGATGCAAAAAAAAGATCTAGGCTACATCGCGATGACCTACGGAAATATCTTCGTAGCTCAAATCAACTCAAACGCCAGCCAGGCAAACACGATAAAAGCCATCGCCGCAGCCGAAGCCTACGACGGACCTAGCCTCGTGATAGCGTATTCGCCGTGTATCGCGCACGGTATAAAAGGCGGCATGGCGCTCTCGGGCGGTCAAGGCGAGCTAGCGACCAAATGCGGCTACTGGCCGACCTACGTCTACGATCCGCGCCTAATCAAAGAGGGCAAAAATCCGCTCAAAATGACCTCAAAAGATCCTGATTGGTCGCTTTACGAGGAGTTTTTGCTAAACGAGGTTCGCTACAACTCGCTTAAGAAAACCAATCCGCAGCACGCGGACGAGCTGCTGGCTAAAAACAAGGCCGACGCACAAAGACGCTACCGTCAGCTAAAACGCCTAAGCTTGGCTGACTTTAGCGACGAGATCGAGTCTAGCGCGCCTGAAAGCGCCGAGGATGCCTCTGCCGGCAGCGTAGCCGAGTAAAGAGTAAATTCTCCCGCTTAAATTTATCATGTGGGAGAATTTTGTTTTTAGATAATTTCACTTAAAAAATAAAATAACCCACAAAAAAAATAAGCAAGTTTCTAAATCCTTAAAGTGAAATTAAGTCGTAAAAAGTCAAAATCGTATATCTTAAAACAAGTAAAAAGGAGCAAAGATGCTTATTACTATAATTGTTGTTGTTATTGCCCTAGCGGCTTATATTATTAAAATATACAATAAACTACAATTAATGATGCAAAACATCAGAGAGAGCTTCGCAAATATCCAAGCTACGCTCAAAAAACGTTTAGATCTATCAAATCAAATAATAGATATAGCCAAAGATTATGCAAGTAGCGAACAAATGATTCAACTTGGCGTTTCTGGAAATGGAGTCGCAAAAGTAGCTGCTTTGGCTCAAGCCTTTCCGGAACTAAAGGCTAACGAAACATATCAAATGCTAATGTCGCAGTTAGAAAAAATCGAGAGCGAACTCCTAAATAAACGTGAAAGCTACAATGCTGAGGTAAAAAGCTATAATTCTTATAAAAATGCGTTCCCGCAAGTCCTAATAGCCTCAAAACTATCTTTTGAATCAGTCGCTTATTTTGACATTAATGATGAGGACTTTAGTGAAAATTTAAAAATATTTAAAAAAGATGATTCGGCTAGAATACAAGAAATTTTAAGTGACTCTAATAAGAAAATCACCGATATTGCAATGAATGCAAAAAAGATGATTAACGATAAAATTTCAAATAATCCAAACCAAAAAGAGTAATTTTTTATAAAATCATAAATGGTTTGAATGACTAAAATTTAAAAGATATAGATGAACCAAATTAGTCCATTTAAACCGATTTTTGATAAAAACTCTAAAATTTTAATCCTCGGCTCATTCCCTTCCGTAGTTTCTCGCAAGCTGGGCTTTTACTACGCAAATCCACAAAACCGCTTTTGGCGAGTGCTGGCCGGGATTTTAAACGCTCCGCTGCCTACAAGCATGGATGAAAAGATAAATTTTCTACTCGCTCACCGCATCGCTATCTACGATGCCGCGATCTCGTGCGAGATAAAGGGCTCGAGCGATGCTAAAATGACCGCCGTTGAGCCTGCAAATTTGGAGCCGATTTTTAGCGGAGCGCGCATAGCGCAAGTTTACGCAAACGGCGGTAAGGCGCACGAAATCTGCGAAAAATACCTAAAAAATCAAATTTTAAACGCAACGGGTAAAGAACCCGTCAAGCTACCCTCGACCAGTCCCGCAAATGCAAATTTTAGTTTTGAAAGGCTCGTGCAAGAGTGGACGATCGTCGCCGAAGCGTTAAAAGACGGCTAAATTTGATGCGAGCCTTCAAATTTAACTCATCCAAAATAATCGCACCTTCACCTTAAATTTAGTTTCAAATTTTAAAATAACCCAAATTAAACAAAGCAGGAAAACCATGAAAATCTTAAAATTTCTATTTTTACTTCCGCTTCTAGCCATCGGTGCGCAAGCGCTGGAGCCAAAAATCATAATGAAGCCCGAAGCGAGCCTAAAAAATGGCCTTTACTACGTAAAAGGCAAGCTCTACGACGGCACGTTAAAGATGCTGCGCTACAGCGTCGAGGACCTATATGACGTAAATGCGATGGGCATGGTCTATCCGAGGCTAAAACCTCTGCCGCCCACGCTTATACGCGAGATAGACGTGCAGGGCGGCACGGCGGTGCGATATCGAGACTATTTTGACGGCAGAGACAAGCCCTCAAACGAATATCCCCTAAAAAACGGCGTCCGCGAGGGCACGGCTAAGCACTACCATGCAGATAGCGGCGCTCTGATGGGCGAGAGCGAATACAAAAATGGTGTCCGCGACGGGCGTTATCGCCGCTACTACTTTGACGAGGGCGGCGCGTTAAAGCAGGAGGGCTTTTTCAAGGCGGACAGGCGAGAGGGCATTTTCACGGACTATTACATTAGCGGCGAGGTTAGCGCACGCAGTCCATACGCGGGCGGGCTTCGAAACGGCGAGGACTTCGACTACTACAAAAGCGGTAAAATTCGAGGCGTGCGAACCTACAAAGAGGGCAAGCGAGAGGGCGCGGAGACGTGGTACTACGAAAGCGGCACCGTGGAGGAGACTGGCGAATACAAAAATGACCGCAAAAACGGCGTTTGGAAGCGATTTTACGAAAACGGCAAAACGCGCGTGGTAGAAAATTACAAAGACGGCGAAAAGGACGGCGTCGCGCGCGAATACTACGTGGGCGGCAAGCTACGAGGCGAATACGAGTACAAAGACGGCCGCCAAACGGGCGCGGGGCTGGACTACTACGAGAGCGGGGCGCCGGCGGCAAAAGTAATGTTTAAAAACGGGCGCTATCACGGGCTGTACGAGGAGTATCACGAAAACGGCAAGCTAAAAGCCAGAGTGATGTTTGAGGACGGGCTGGAGGTCGGCGAGGCGCGCCACTACTACGCAAACGGCAAACTAGAGGCCGAGGGGGAGTTTGAGCGCGGCAGGCTCATCCGCGCCAAAAAATACGACGAAGCGGGTAAGCTAATCAGCGATAAACAGGGTAAAAACAGACTTCCGAGGGAGTAAATACTAAAATAAGTTGTTACTGGCATCATTTGAATTTTTATCAAACCAAATATTTGCATCTTTTATATTTTGAATATTTTAATTAGCTTTATTTAACCACTATCATTTTAAATGCAAGATACTTTTATTTTTTTTGCGCGCAGATAAATTTTTAGCAAAGCTGCGACGAAATCGCTGCGACAACAATAGCGTACAAAAACGGCTCGAATGCATACTATCAAACGCAAAACGATCCTACGAATACGGCGAGTGAGTAAAAAGCGCAAATTTTACTAAAAAACGTATTTTTTAATATCACGCAAACATCGTATAACACGTACCAGTCAGACGTATTGCAATGCTTTTAGCCACGTTGTTGTCGCGAAATTTTAACTCGCGGTCGCAAAAGACGAGGCTAAATTTGATATTCGCCTGGGCTTAGCTCTCCTCGTAAAAGCTTGCCAAAGCGCGCAGCTGCGGCATCTACGGCATCGTCGCCAAACTCGCCCGGCTCAAATCCGCTACTAATAAACGGCACGGCAAACTCCATCCCGCAGTAGTTTGCCGCGATCTTAAGCGGCGTTAAAATTTCATCCAAGCTAAAGCCGATCGCGCCCTGTTTAGAGTATTCGCTAAGCGGAGTACTGACGCTTAGCGCAAGCTGCAAGACCTTGCCTTTAAGCGCGCCGGAACCCACCAGCTCGTGCGAAAAGACGATGTCGATATAGGCTTTTAGCATAGGCGGCACGTTTAGCCAGTGCATCGGGTACAAAAATACGATGCGCTCGGCAGCCGCTAACGCGTCTTGCTCTGCGCGGGCGTCTATGCGCGCGATATCTAAGCCGTAAAGCCCCTCCAAATGCCGCACCTTAGCGTCCGCTGCGGCCTTTGCTACCTGAGATAAGGCTTTGTTTACGCGCGATGCGGCGAGATTTGGGTGCGATAAAATCACAAGAGTTTTCATGTTGTTTCCTTTGTTAAAATTTGCGGAATCATATCGCTAAAAAGCTAAAAGTAGATTAAAAATGCTTGCCAGAGCGAGACTTTTACAAGCAAGAAAGCAAAAAATTACATTTTTATAAAACAGACAACTATATCTACAACTATCCTTATAGCGTCAGTTATCTGCTATCACAATTCTTTCTAAGTGAGTTTAAAAAAGATGAAGCAAAATTTTGCAAAATTTATAAACAATTTTTAATAGAGTGTGGCACAAAAAGCGTGGAAGAGCTAATGAAAAAACACTTTAAAAAAGATACGACAAAGTGCGAATTTTGGCTGATTGGCATAGATGAAGCGCTAAAAAATTTAGATGAGTTTAAAAAGGTAGTGACCGTATAAATTCACTAGTTATCTTAAACGTTTTATTTTTTTTCGAGAAATTTTATAAATTTTTGATGGAGCATCTTCGAAAAAATGATCATCTACTATTTCATCAGCCACGCTCATAGCCCAAGCTTCATTAAAATTTTGCCCATTTTTGTTCGCACTGCTTGAATAAAGCCAGTCAAATTTAGCTAAAAATTTTTCGTGCTCGCACTCTTTTACGACTCTAATAGCCTTTAAATTTGGATACAAAAATGTAGCTTTTCTTGAACGGCGTATAAAATTTTTATACTTTTTTGGCACTCTAACAAGCTCATTTAAAACGCTAAATTTCGCTGTCGTGATAAGGCAAGGTTTATTTTCATCACGCATTTTGGCCTTATTTATCTCTTTATAATCTTTACTCAAAAAGCCGGCTGTCGTATCGGTTTGTGCTAGAAATATCATAATTTTTCTCTTTTTGATAGTAAAAATATACAAGAGATTATTAGAGCAAATCCTAAAAAATCCCAAAATACAAATTTTGTCCCAAGCCAAAAATAGCCAAAAAATGCTGCACTTAGTGGTTCTATGCAGGCTAATAAACTAGCTTTTGCTGCGCCTATGAGCTTAACACCTATCATATAAAAGCTAAATGCAAAAATGGTGCCAAGCGTAATAACAGCAATAAATGCCAGCCATTGATTTATCCCATTAAGCCCAGCAAAATCCCAAACTCTCATATAGCAAGCAAGCACTACTCCACCCATAACCATTCCCCAACCAAGCGTGAGAGTGACTGAATACTTCGCATTTAGCCTTGCTGGAGCTAGGTTATAAACGCAGACGCAAATAGCGCTCACCAAGCACCAAAATAGCGCTTTTGGCGAAATGACAAGAGATGAAATTTGCGCATGTGTGCTCAGGAAAAATACGCCAAGCATGGCTAAAAATAGAGCCAAAATTTCAAGTATTCTTGGGGCGCTTTTTTCTTTTATGCAAATGACCATTAAAATTAAAGCAGGAGCAGTGTATTGAATAACAGTCGCAACTGCGGTATTTGAAAGCTCAATGGAGTAAAAATAAGCATACTGCGTCATCATAAGCCCAAGCAAGG is a genomic window containing:
- the nifJ gene encoding pyruvate:ferredoxin (flavodoxin) oxidoreductase; this encodes MAKIMKTMDGNEAAAHAAYAFTEVAGIYPITPSSPMADYTDMWAAQGKKNLFGMPVKVVEMQSEGGAAGTVHGSLQVGALTTTYTASQGLLLKIPNMYKIAGQLLPGVIHVSARSIAAQALSIFGDHQDIYACRQTGFAMLASGSVQEVMDIAGVAHLAAIKGRVPFLHFFDGFRTSHEIQKVEVLDYAHFDRLLDREALQKFRDEALSPESPKTRGTAQNDDIYFQTRELANRYYDAVPDIVAEYLKEISKITGRDYRPFNYYGDPHATRVVVAMGSVTQTLEEVVDHLRAKGEKVGVLKVHLYRPFSLKYLFDVMPETVEKIAVLDRTKEPGSLGEPLYLDVKAAFYGHKNQPVIVGGRYGLSSKDVDPAQMLAVFENLNLSEPKNGFTVGIEDDVTFTSLKVGEKISLSDASVKECLFYGLGADGTVGANKNSIKIIGDKTDLYAQAYFAYDSKKSGGYTRSHLRFGKNPIRSTYLVSNPHFVACSVAAYLEIYDVIDGIREGGTFLLNSIWDAEQTVAKLPNKVKKILAEKRVNFYIINATKLAREIGLKNRTNTIMQSAFFKLADIIPFADAQKYMKEYAHKAYAKKGEAIVEMNYKAIDMGADGLVKVEVDPSWANLTDDAANEEKYVGDEFIEKIVKPINAARGDSLPVSAFVGYEDGHFKSGTTQYEKRGIGVMVPKWIEGNCIQCNQCAFVCPHAVIRPFLIDENELAAAPQTVQDHVLDAKGKEVKGLKYKIQVSPLDCTGCELCAQICPSKEKSLVMVPLAEEMERHEQENADYLFKKVTYKDDLMSKDSVKGVGFAQPLFEFHGACPGCGETPYIGLVTRLFGDRMIVANATGCSSIYGGSAPSTPYTTNKEGKGVAWANSLFEDNAEFGMGMNVAVETLRHRIEDVMLRTKDAAPNALAALYSDWIAHKNDGEKTTQIAKILTPILEQNLSVEGVKEILELKRYLVKKSQWIIGGDGWAYDIGFGGLDHVLASGENVNVLVLDTEVYSNTGGQSSKSSRAGSIAQFTASGKPMQKKDLGYIAMTYGNIFVAQINSNASQANTIKAIAAAEAYDGPSLVIAYSPCIAHGIKGGMALSGGQGELATKCGYWPTYVYDPRLIKEGKNPLKMTSKDPDWSLYEEFLLNEVRYNSLKKTNPQHADELLAKNKADAQRRYRQLKRLSLADFSDEIESSAPESAEDASAGSVAE
- a CDS encoding NAD(P)H-dependent oxidoreductase, whose amino-acid sequence is MKTLVILSHPNLAASRVNKALSQVAKAAADAKVRHLEGLYGLDIARIDARAEQDALAAAERIVFLYPMHWLNVPPMLKAYIDIVFSHELVGSGALKGKVLQLALSVSTPLSEYSKQGAIGFSLDEILTPLKIAANYCGMEFAVPFISSGFEPGEFGDDAVDAAAARFGKLLRGELSPGEYQI
- a CDS encoding LemA family protein is translated as MLITIIVVVIALAAYIIKIYNKLQLMMQNIRESFANIQATLKKRLDLSNQIIDIAKDYASSEQMIQLGVSGNGVAKVAALAQAFPELKANETYQMLMSQLEKIESELLNKRESYNAEVKSYNSYKNAFPQVLIASKLSFESVAYFDINDEDFSENLKIFKKDDSARIQEILSDSNKKITDIAMNAKKMINDKISNNPNQKE
- a CDS encoding DNA-deoxyinosine glycosylase, with the translated sequence MNQISPFKPIFDKNSKILILGSFPSVVSRKLGFYYANPQNRFWRVLAGILNAPLPTSMDEKINFLLAHRIAIYDAAISCEIKGSSDAKMTAVEPANLEPIFSGARIAQVYANGGKAHEICEKYLKNQILNATGKEPVKLPSTSPANANFSFERLVQEWTIVAEALKDG
- a CDS encoding threonylcarbamoyl-AMP synthase codes for the protein MIFLAQTDTTAGFLSKDYKEINKAKMRDENKPCLITTAKFSVLNELVRVPKKYKNFIRRSRKATFLYPNLKAIRVVKECEHEKFLAKFDWLYSSSANKNGQNFNEAWAMSVADEIVDDHFFEDAPSKIYKISRKKIKRLR
- a CDS encoding DMT family transporter; amino-acid sequence: MNTHRLGILLTLVGGILWGFSGVCGQYLFSLGISSDFLVPYRLMLAGIVVVIFYAFKEPSTVFAPIKDIKLLGEFLVYALLGLMMTQYAYFYSIELSNTAVATVIQYTAPALILMVICIKEKSAPRILEILALFLAMLGVFFLSTHAQISSLVISPKALFWCLVSAICVCVYNLAPARLNAKYSVTLTLGWGMVMGGVVLACYMRVWDFAGLNGINQWLAFIAVITLGTIFAFSFYMIGVKLIGAAKASLLACIEPLSAAFFGYFWLGTKFVFWDFLGFALIISCIFLLSKREKL
- a CDS encoding toxin-antitoxin system YwqK family antitoxin → MKILKFLFLLPLLAIGAQALEPKIIMKPEASLKNGLYYVKGKLYDGTLKMLRYSVEDLYDVNAMGMVYPRLKPLPPTLIREIDVQGGTAVRYRDYFDGRDKPSNEYPLKNGVREGTAKHYHADSGALMGESEYKNGVRDGRYRRYYFDEGGALKQEGFFKADRREGIFTDYYISGEVSARSPYAGGLRNGEDFDYYKSGKIRGVRTYKEGKREGAETWYYESGTVEETGEYKNDRKNGVWKRFYENGKTRVVENYKDGEKDGVAREYYVGGKLRGEYEYKDGRQTGAGLDYYESGAPAAKVMFKNGRYHGLYEEYHENGKLKARVMFEDGLEVGEARHYYANGKLEAEGEFERGRLIRAKKYDEAGKLISDKQGKNRLPRE